A region from the Rufibacter sp. DG15C genome encodes:
- a CDS encoding response regulator: MSESQASILLVEDDYLDAMSVERELRKIKVMVPLHKAKNGREALAMLRGEPGTPKLSPLPTVVLLDINMPRMNGIEFLQEIRKDPSLSGLNVFIMTTSNEDSDRHAAQDLRVSGYIVKPLSFDSFGEGGSGIDSFSLFLDLLKLKPQ; this comes from the coding sequence ATGAGTGAATCCCAAGCCAGTATTTTGTTAGTGGAAGACGATTACCTGGATGCCATGAGCGTAGAGCGCGAGTTGCGTAAAATCAAGGTGATGGTACCGCTACACAAAGCCAAAAACGGACGCGAGGCCCTGGCCATGCTCCGCGGCGAACCAGGCACTCCCAAGCTGTCCCCCTTGCCAACCGTGGTGTTGCTAGACATTAACATGCCCCGCATGAACGGCATAGAGTTCTTACAGGAAATACGCAAAGACCCCAGTTTGTCTGGGTTGAACGTGTTCATCATGACCACCTCCAACGAAGACTCTGACCGCCATGCCGCCCAAGACCTGCGCGTGAGCGGCTACATTGTCAAGCCCCTCTCCTTTGACTCCTTCGGGGAAGGTGGTTCTGGCATTGACTCCTTCAGTTTGTTCCTTGACCTGTTGAAGCTGAAACCGCAATAA
- a CDS encoding ribonuclease HII, protein MLIANHSGKLLEAGLDEAGRGCLAGPVVAAAVILPSDYHHALLTDSKQLSAKQRDLLREEIYKEALHWAVAEVSPQEIDQINILNASFEAMHRAVNQLTIEPEYLLVDGNRFKAYKQVPHECMVKGDGRFFSIAAASILAKTHRDELMKKLGEAHPFYGWEQNAGYPTKSHRAAISQYGTTPHHRMTFKLLAEEETLELL, encoded by the coding sequence ATGCTGATTGCCAACCATAGCGGTAAACTTTTGGAAGCGGGCTTGGATGAGGCGGGTAGAGGATGTCTGGCCGGGCCGGTGGTTGCTGCGGCGGTGATTTTGCCCTCAGATTACCACCACGCCCTGCTCACGGACTCCAAGCAACTGTCTGCCAAACAACGTGACTTGCTGCGCGAGGAAATTTACAAGGAGGCTCTGCACTGGGCCGTGGCCGAGGTATCGCCGCAGGAGATTGACCAAATCAATATCTTGAACGCCTCTTTTGAGGCCATGCACCGTGCAGTGAATCAACTTACCATAGAGCCAGAGTATTTGTTGGTAGACGGCAATCGGTTTAAGGCTTACAAGCAGGTGCCGCATGAATGTATGGTAAAAGGCGATGGGCGCTTCTTTAGTATTGCCGCGGCGTCCATCCTGGCCAAAACGCACCGCGATGAGCTCATGAAGAAGCTAGGCGAGGCACATCCTTTCTATGGTTGGGAACAGAATGCGGGCTATCCTACCAAATCACATAGAGCAGCTATTTCTCAATACGGCACTACGCCGCACCACAGAATGACGTTTAAATTATTGGCGGAAGAAGAGACGCTGGAGCTTCTATAG
- the acs gene encoding acetate--CoA ligase translates to MDDRIRSMEEYQAAYQKSVEQPEEFWAGVAKNFTWRQKWDKVLDWNFEEPNVKWFVNGKLNITENCLDRHLEKRGNKLALIWEPNDPKERFIRFTYRELHEKVCQMANILKRNGVQKGDRVCIYMPMIPELAFSVLACARIGAVHSVIFAGFSHTAMADRINDAQAKVVLTSDGLNRGPKQIPVKRVVDEALETCPSVEKVVVVDRIGWAVNMVEGRDVWYHEELEHVDKNCPAEEMDAEDLLFILYTSGSTGKPKGVVHTCGGYMVYTDYTFRNVFQYEESDIYWCTADIGWITGHSYLLYGPLLSGATTLMFEGVPTFPDPGRFWQVIDKFGVNIFYTAPTAIRSLMASGLDHVLSYSLDSLKVLGSVGEPINEEAWHWYHIHVGKERCPVVDTWWQTETAGIMLSSLANITPTKPSHAGFALPGVQPILIDQEGNEILENEQEGYLCMKFPWPGIIRTTYGDHERCRQSYFSTYKNLYFTGDGAKRDKDGLWRIIGRVDDVINVSGHRFGTAEIENAINQNKHIVESAVVGYPHEVKGQGIYAFVVCGEEAPTNEENLRAEVIETVVEQIGKIAKPDKIQIVSGLPKTRSGKIMRRILRKVAEGDTTNLGDTSTLLDPPIVDEIVKGAL, encoded by the coding sequence ATGGACGACCGCATCAGATCTATGGAGGAGTACCAAGCCGCGTACCAGAAAAGCGTGGAGCAGCCAGAGGAGTTTTGGGCCGGGGTAGCCAAGAACTTCACCTGGCGCCAGAAATGGGACAAGGTTTTGGACTGGAACTTTGAAGAGCCCAACGTGAAATGGTTTGTGAACGGCAAGCTCAACATCACGGAGAACTGCTTGGACCGACACCTGGAGAAACGCGGCAACAAACTGGCCCTCATCTGGGAACCCAACGACCCCAAAGAGCGCTTCATCCGGTTCACGTACCGTGAGTTGCACGAGAAGGTCTGCCAGATGGCCAACATCTTAAAGCGCAACGGTGTGCAGAAAGGCGACCGCGTGTGCATTTACATGCCCATGATCCCGGAGTTGGCGTTCAGTGTGCTGGCCTGCGCGCGCATTGGGGCGGTGCATTCGGTGATTTTTGCGGGATTCTCTCATACGGCCATGGCCGATAGAATCAATGACGCCCAAGCCAAGGTAGTCTTGACCTCAGATGGGTTGAACCGTGGTCCCAAGCAGATACCGGTCAAGCGCGTAGTAGACGAGGCCTTGGAAACCTGTCCCAGCGTGGAGAAGGTGGTGGTGGTAGACCGTATTGGTTGGGCCGTGAACATGGTAGAGGGCCGCGACGTCTGGTACCATGAAGAACTGGAGCACGTAGACAAGAACTGCCCCGCCGAGGAGATGGATGCTGAGGATTTGCTTTTCATTCTCTACACCTCGGGATCCACCGGAAAACCCAAAGGCGTGGTGCACACCTGCGGCGGCTACATGGTCTACACGGATTATACTTTCCGGAACGTGTTCCAGTACGAGGAGAGCGACATCTACTGGTGCACCGCCGACATTGGCTGGATCACCGGCCACTCCTATTTGCTGTACGGTCCTTTGCTCTCAGGTGCCACCACGCTCATGTTTGAGGGCGTGCCCACGTTCCCAGACCCGGGCCGCTTCTGGCAGGTCATTGACAAGTTTGGCGTCAACATCTTCTATACCGCACCCACCGCTATTCGGTCGTTGATGGCCTCGGGCTTGGACCATGTGTTGTCGTATAGCCTGGATTCTTTGAAGGTGCTGGGATCGGTGGGCGAACCCATCAACGAGGAAGCCTGGCATTGGTACCACATCCATGTGGGCAAGGAGCGCTGTCCTGTGGTAGACACGTGGTGGCAGACCGAGACGGCGGGCATCATGCTCAGCTCCCTGGCCAACATCACACCCACCAAACCCAGCCATGCGGGTTTCGCGCTACCGGGCGTGCAGCCCATCTTGATTGACCAGGAGGGCAACGAAATCTTAGAAAACGAGCAGGAAGGCTACCTGTGCATGAAGTTTCCGTGGCCAGGCATCATTAGAACCACTTACGGCGACCATGAGCGCTGCCGCCAGAGCTACTTTAGCACCTACAAAAACCTGTACTTTACCGGCGACGGCGCCAAGCGCGACAAGGATGGCTTATGGCGCATCATTGGCCGCGTGGATGATGTGATCAACGTCTCGGGCCACCGTTTTGGCACCGCCGAGATTGAGAACGCCATCAACCAGAACAAGCACATAGTGGAGAGCGCTGTGGTGGGCTACCCGCATGAAGTGAAAGGCCAAGGCATTTACGCCTTTGTGGTCTGCGGCGAAGAGGCTCCTACCAATGAAGAGAACCTTCGCGCCGAAGTCATTGAAACCGTGGTGGAACAGATTGGCAAGATTGCCAAGCCAGACAAGATCCAGATTGTAAGCGGCCTGCCCAAAACACGGTCGGGTAAGATCATGCGCCGCATCTTGCGGAAAGTAGCCGAGGGAGACACGACAAACCTAGGCGATACCAGCACCTTGCTGGATCCGCCGATTGTAGATGAGATTGTGAAAGGAGCCTTGTAG
- a CDS encoding GNAT family N-acetyltransferase → MALDIKHDTQNQQFTAYLENEEIGELAYALPDTKIIDFQHTFIEEQHRGKGLADKLIQHGLDHARQNGYEVRATCTAVATYLKKNPQS, encoded by the coding sequence ATGGCCTTAGACATAAAACACGACACGCAGAATCAGCAGTTCACGGCGTATTTAGAGAACGAGGAGATTGGCGAACTGGCCTATGCCCTGCCAGACACCAAGATCATAGATTTTCAGCATACGTTTATTGAGGAGCAGCACCGGGGCAAAGGCCTGGCAGACAAACTGATTCAGCACGGGCTGGACCATGCCAGACAAAACGGTTATGAGGTACGGGCTACCTGTACGGCGGTGGCTACTTACCTAAAGAAGAACCCGCAGTCTTAG
- a CDS encoding LysM peptidoglycan-binding domain-containing protein produces MGLFDFLKKGEEKPAAKPAANNDFFKNNPNAAQTPAAGAAANPATEYYTVQSGDSLSKIAKHVYGDAQQWHKIHQANTDQVKDPNLIHPGQKLIIPR; encoded by the coding sequence ATGGGACTGTTTGATTTTTTAAAGAAAGGCGAAGAAAAGCCGGCCGCTAAGCCAGCCGCCAATAATGACTTTTTCAAGAACAACCCTAATGCGGCCCAAACGCCAGCAGCAGGAGCAGCAGCCAATCCAGCTACTGAGTACTATACCGTACAGAGCGGCGACTCGCTGTCTAAAATAGCCAAGCACGTGTATGGAGACGCCCAGCAGTGGCACAAAATACACCAAGCCAATACAGACCAGGTAAAAGATCCAAACTTGATCCACCCTGGTCAAAAACTGATCATTCCTAGATAG
- a CDS encoding lipocalin-like domain-containing protein, which yields MKKSIASTFTQLLSLVMVLTFTAFTFSCGKKGAEGGDSSMISGTTSKVWKADKETTAAGDKDKLTSAEKEEQIQFFANGNFTQTSNSQSANGTWTYDASTKTLSLTYANNNVSENFTVTELTKNDLKLQAPDGSTLAMEAE from the coding sequence ATGAAAAAGTCAATTGCATCAACATTCACTCAACTACTCTCTTTGGTGATGGTTCTTACCTTCACGGCGTTCACCTTTAGCTGCGGTAAAAAAGGCGCCGAAGGCGGAGACTCCAGCATGATTTCGGGCACTACCAGCAAAGTTTGGAAAGCCGACAAAGAAACCACCGCCGCCGGTGACAAAGACAAGCTGACTTCTGCCGAGAAGGAAGAGCAAATTCAGTTCTTCGCCAACGGTAATTTCACCCAGACATCTAACAGCCAGTCGGCCAACGGAACCTGGACCTATGACGCCAGCACCAAGACCTTAAGCCTTACTTACGCCAACAACAATGTAAGCGAGAACTTCACGGTAACGGAGCTTACCAAAAACGACTTGAAACTGCAGGCCCCAGATGGCTCTACCCTGGCCATGGAAGCTGAATAA
- a CDS encoding UbiA family prenyltransferase, which produces MNLSLSSAWRLLRIPFSVFLMPIFWFAVSATPTISVWRAAAVFCILHLLVYPASNGYNSYYDRDEGSIGGLKHPPQVTESLYWLVLVFDVLAVGLSLLISWPFAVMVLVYLLVSKAYSFKGIRLKKYPFLSTLVVVLFQGAFTFVMVQVGSGVPMDQIQDDTNLLLALVSSLFLCGSYPLTQVYQHQEDARRGDQTLSLLLGLTGTFLFAGISMLLATSVLLYTYFLRNQNTHSLLFLLGTFPVILVFTRWVLRVQKDAAVADFDHTMQMNKVSSLSMSFTFAGILAWQIWHLG; this is translated from the coding sequence ATGAACCTTTCCCTGTCTAGCGCCTGGCGGCTGTTGCGCATTCCGTTCTCGGTGTTTTTGATGCCTATTTTCTGGTTTGCGGTGAGTGCCACGCCTACTATTTCTGTCTGGCGAGCCGCAGCGGTGTTCTGCATTCTGCACTTGTTAGTGTACCCCGCCAGCAACGGCTACAACTCCTATTATGATCGCGACGAAGGCAGCATTGGTGGTCTCAAGCATCCGCCGCAGGTCACAGAATCTTTGTACTGGCTGGTGTTAGTTTTTGATGTGCTGGCGGTGGGCTTGTCTTTGTTGATTTCCTGGCCGTTTGCGGTGATGGTTCTTGTGTATTTGCTGGTGTCTAAGGCGTATAGCTTTAAAGGGATTCGGCTGAAGAAGTATCCTTTCCTGAGTACGTTGGTAGTGGTGCTATTCCAAGGGGCATTCACGTTTGTCATGGTACAGGTGGGGAGTGGCGTGCCTATGGATCAGATTCAAGACGACACCAATCTGTTGCTGGCTTTGGTGAGTTCACTATTTTTGTGTGGCTCTTATCCCCTCACCCAAGTGTATCAGCATCAAGAAGACGCCCGCCGCGGCGACCAAACCTTGAGTTTGCTCTTGGGCCTGACCGGCACCTTTCTGTTTGCGGGAATAAGTATGTTACTGGCTACCAGCGTACTGCTTTACACATATTTCTTGCGCAATCAAAACACGCACAGCCTGCTCTTTTTATTGGGTACGTTCCCCGTGATTCTGGTTTTCACGCGTTGGGTATTGCGGGTACAGAAAGACGCCGCTGTGGCAGATTTTGATCATACCATGCAGATGAACAAGGTCTCCAGCCTAAGCATGAGCTTTACATTTGCGGGTATTTTGGCTTGGCAAATCTGGCATTTGGGGTAA
- a CDS encoding WD40 repeat domain-containing protein → MPSSKKPQRGIKNSAWLIFVLAGILGFLLYIQLWYKPEIVNSNLFSLTSILSGHRADIWSVRFSPDGKWLATGSVDSTVNIWDTTNKSLVKRLSQPSGVTAVTINRTPYYVASAGYDAKIRLWALPTGTLAKELVGHNGTVWSIDFSPNGKVLASSGEDGTIKVWDVETGRLLHVLKGHERNVWVVRISPLGDKVASGSFDSTIKIWDLHTGKLLKTIAGHSEAVVSMAFSHDGTILASTSDDKTTKLWATADWRLLKTLHTPEHAQAVDFSPNNELLVTAGRDKPALGEFLQNFLGDSKYNKGVSMRLWQVKTGKLLQTFSQHENDVNDVQFSPDGKWIAAGSSDRTVSLWKSSN, encoded by the coding sequence ATGCCATCATCAAAAAAGCCTCAACGAGGTATAAAAAATTCTGCTTGGTTAATATTTGTGCTAGCGGGCATTTTAGGATTCTTACTTTATATCCAGCTCTGGTATAAACCCGAAATTGTAAACAGTAATCTTTTTAGCTTAACGTCCATCCTCTCTGGTCATCGGGCAGATATTTGGTCAGTGAGGTTTAGTCCAGACGGTAAATGGCTGGCCACCGGAAGCGTGGACAGCACCGTTAACATTTGGGACACTACCAACAAATCATTGGTTAAACGTCTGTCTCAACCAAGTGGGGTGACGGCGGTCACCATCAATCGCACACCCTATTATGTAGCCTCGGCGGGGTATGATGCCAAAATAAGACTCTGGGCTTTGCCGACTGGAACGCTTGCCAAGGAATTGGTAGGACACAATGGCACGGTTTGGTCCATAGATTTCAGCCCCAACGGAAAGGTGCTGGCCAGCAGCGGAGAAGACGGCACTATCAAAGTGTGGGACGTTGAAACTGGGCGCCTGTTACACGTCCTCAAAGGACATGAACGCAATGTGTGGGTCGTGAGAATCAGCCCTCTGGGAGACAAAGTGGCCAGTGGCAGTTTTGACAGCACCATTAAAATCTGGGACCTGCATACCGGTAAGCTATTGAAGACAATTGCGGGTCACTCAGAAGCCGTGGTCTCCATGGCCTTCAGCCACGACGGTACCATCCTGGCCAGCACCAGTGATGATAAAACCACCAAACTGTGGGCCACCGCAGATTGGCGGCTATTGAAAACACTTCACACGCCAGAACATGCCCAGGCCGTTGATTTCAGCCCTAACAATGAATTGCTGGTGACCGCCGGCCGTGACAAACCCGCTCTTGGGGAGTTCCTGCAAAATTTCTTGGGTGATTCTAAATACAACAAAGGCGTTTCTATGCGCTTATGGCAGGTGAAGACTGGAAAACTGCTACAGACCTTCTCGCAACATGAAAACGATGTGAATGATGTACAGTTCTCACCAGACGGGAAATGGATTGCCGCCGGAAGCTCAGACCGAACCGTCAGCCTCTGGAAGTCCTCCAATTAA
- a CDS encoding DUF2200 domain-containing protein yields the protein MTTTPEHDAKIASLTFASVYPHYVKKVETKGRTKEELHQVIEWLTGFGEKELQEQIDQKVTFDTFFQNANLNPNAHLITGVICGYRVEEIETLLTKQVRYLDKLIDELAKGKKMEKILRKA from the coding sequence ATGACCACTACCCCAGAGCACGACGCCAAAATAGCGAGTTTGACCTTTGCCTCTGTATATCCGCATTACGTCAAGAAAGTGGAAACAAAAGGCAGAACCAAAGAAGAGTTGCACCAAGTGATAGAATGGCTGACGGGCTTTGGAGAGAAAGAATTGCAAGAGCAGATTGACCAGAAAGTGACGTTTGATACCTTCTTTCAAAACGCCAACCTGAACCCCAATGCGCACCTTATTACCGGAGTTATTTGTGGCTACAGGGTAGAAGAGATTGAAACGCTCTTAACCAAGCAGGTGCGGTATTTGGACAAGTTGATAGATGAACTGGCCAAAGGCAAGAAAATGGAGAAGATTCTGCGCAAAGCGTAA
- a CDS encoding DUF4386 domain-containing protein → MQSASQYVLKIGRKVGILLLLQLITALTLPFILSKPITLGSPAFLSAVAEQALQIRVAVLLSFIGSGVTVCLGITAFQVFRRYSITGALVFLVVCVVSCILDLVHASSIMSMLAISDRFVSAGAPDSELYQVIGATVASARRSAHITQLFAIGAWMFIFYVSLFRFKLIPRALASIGLFGILLQFTGVTLMMFLGHRPIGEMAMPLLPIQILVSGWLIFKEFNNLTIEPPTQWGVG, encoded by the coding sequence ATGCAATCAGCTTCCCAATATGTGCTTAAAATTGGCCGGAAGGTTGGCATTCTTTTGTTGCTTCAATTAATTACTGCGCTAACTCTGCCCTTTATCTTATCAAAGCCCATTACATTGGGCTCACCGGCTTTTCTTTCGGCGGTGGCAGAGCAAGCCCTTCAGATTAGGGTGGCGGTGCTTCTCTCTTTCATAGGTTCCGGGGTTACAGTGTGCCTGGGTATCACTGCCTTCCAAGTTTTCCGACGGTATAGTATAACAGGTGCGCTAGTGTTCTTAGTGGTTTGTGTTGTCAGTTGCATCTTGGATTTAGTGCACGCCAGCAGTATCATGTCTATGCTGGCAATAAGCGATAGGTTTGTTTCTGCAGGTGCCCCAGATTCAGAACTATATCAGGTGATTGGTGCAACGGTGGCTTCCGCGAGGCGCTCTGCTCATATAACGCAGTTGTTTGCCATTGGCGCCTGGATGTTTATTTTTTATGTCTCACTGTTTCGTTTCAAGCTGATTCCAAGAGCATTGGCTAGCATTGGACTCTTTGGGATACTACTTCAATTCACTGGAGTAACATTGATGATGTTCTTGGGACACCGTCCCATTGGAGAGATGGCTATGCCCTTGCTTCCTATCCAGATACTCGTTTCTGGCTGGTTAATTTTTAAAGAGTTCAACAACCTTACTATAGAGCCACCAACCCAATGGGGCGTAGGGTAA
- a CDS encoding flavodoxin family protein, producing the protein MKKGVIILGSSNSNGTTKSIANFISTRTNFPIIDLKTKKIGEFDYEFKNRDDDFLPLIRHIVEEYQIVVFATPVYWYAMSGTMKIFFDRLSDCLKTEKETGRKLRGMEMAVVCCGCDQELKDGFYMPFKETAKYLGMRYMADMYCVEESGLPTIHEDEVESFLASIKDGHSVLS; encoded by the coding sequence ATGAAGAAAGGAGTCATCATCTTGGGAAGTTCTAATAGCAATGGAACTACTAAGAGTATAGCCAATTTTATAAGTACAAGAACAAACTTTCCTATCATAGATTTGAAGACCAAAAAGATAGGAGAGTTTGACTATGAGTTTAAAAACAGGGACGACGATTTCCTTCCTTTAATCAGGCATATTGTAGAAGAGTATCAGATTGTTGTTTTTGCAACGCCAGTTTACTGGTATGCCATGAGTGGAACAATGAAAATCTTCTTCGACCGTCTTTCAGACTGTTTGAAGACAGAGAAGGAAACCGGCCGAAAATTAAGGGGAATGGAAATGGCCGTTGTCTGCTGTGGGTGTGACCAGGAGCTGAAGGATGGGTTCTATATGCCCTTCAAGGAAACAGCAAAATATCTGGGCATGCGGTATATGGCAGATATGTACTGTGTAGAAGAGAGTGGGCTTCCTACTATTCATGAAGACGAGGTAGAATCCTTCTTAGCCAGCATAAAGGATGGTCATTCTGTTCTGTCTTAA
- the rho gene encoding transcription termination factor Rho, whose protein sequence is MYNIEELKESLLSELKEIAENLGVTNFKKLSKQELVYKILDQQAVTPIEKLPKKYKAAAAPAEAEGVAVQQEEELVEAMAEAPVALVADEARPAQVAERPARAERPERAPREARAPRERTPKTDEAREQRAARPEPASDNPEAAPRTEAREPRENRMQQPREFQNREPREGQQPRAPREQREPREQREPREAQQPRDNSNREPRDNNNRDREPRDNQSNTRDNQQTNRRDQNQNQNRNQQQNNQPNFREFDGVIANEGVLELMQDGYGFLRSAHYHYLASPDDIYVSPSQIKLFGLKTGDTVKGTVRAPKEGEKYFALLKVDSVNGRTTEEIRDRIPFQHLTPLFPEERLKLTTKSSQYSTRIMDLFAPIGKGQRGLIVAQPKTGKTVLLKEIANAITENHPEVYLMILLIDERPEEVTDMARSVKAEVIASTFDEQADRHVKISSIVLDKAKRMVECGHDVVILLDSITRLARAYNTVVPSSGKILSGGVDANALHKPKRFFGAARNVENGGSLTIIATALIETGSKMDEVIFEEFKGTGNMELQLDRKLANKRVYPAIDVPASGTRREDLLMDRDELSRVWILRKFMSDMNSVEAMEFLKDRMKGTKDNDEFLISMNS, encoded by the coding sequence ATGTACAACATTGAAGAGTTGAAAGAAAGTCTTCTTTCAGAGCTCAAAGAAATTGCCGAAAACCTCGGTGTCACCAACTTCAAGAAGCTCAGCAAGCAAGAATTGGTCTACAAGATTTTAGATCAGCAGGCTGTCACTCCTATTGAAAAACTCCCCAAGAAATATAAAGCGGCCGCTGCACCCGCAGAGGCTGAAGGCGTAGCCGTGCAACAAGAAGAAGAACTGGTGGAAGCCATGGCCGAAGCGCCAGTGGCCCTGGTAGCCGACGAGGCCCGCCCAGCCCAAGTGGCAGAGCGTCCGGCCCGCGCAGAACGACCTGAGCGTGCACCAAGAGAAGCCCGTGCCCCGCGTGAGCGCACTCCTAAGACCGACGAGGCCCGTGAGCAAAGAGCTGCCCGCCCAGAGCCCGCCTCTGACAACCCTGAGGCCGCCCCGCGCACCGAAGCCCGCGAGCCGCGCGAGAACCGCATGCAACAGCCGCGTGAGTTCCAGAACCGCGAGCCGCGCGAAGGCCAGCAGCCCCGCGCTCCAAGAGAACAACGTGAACCAAGAGAGCAACGCGAGCCCAGAGAAGCGCAACAACCGCGTGACAACAGCAACCGCGAGCCAAGAGACAACAACAACCGTGACCGCGAACCCCGCGACAATCAATCCAATACCCGCGACAATCAGCAAACCAACCGCCGGGACCAAAACCAAAATCAGAACCGCAACCAGCAACAGAACAACCAGCCCAACTTTAGAGAGTTTGACGGCGTTATTGCCAATGAAGGCGTTCTGGAGTTGATGCAAGACGGCTACGGCTTCCTGCGTTCTGCTCATTACCATTACCTGGCCAGCCCAGATGATATTTATGTGTCTCCGTCGCAGATCAAATTGTTTGGTTTGAAGACCGGTGATACCGTGAAAGGTACCGTGCGTGCCCCGAAAGAAGGAGAGAAGTACTTTGCTCTTTTGAAAGTGGATTCTGTGAACGGCCGTACTACTGAGGAGATCAGAGACCGTATTCCGTTCCAGCACTTGACGCCTTTGTTCCCAGAGGAGCGCCTGAAACTGACGACCAAATCCAGCCAATACTCTACCCGCATCATGGACCTGTTCGCGCCCATTGGTAAAGGACAGCGTGGTCTGATCGTGGCACAGCCGAAGACTGGTAAAACCGTCTTGTTGAAGGAGATTGCCAACGCCATCACCGAGAACCATCCAGAAGTATACCTGATGATTCTCTTGATTGATGAGCGCCCGGAAGAGGTAACCGACATGGCCCGTAGCGTAAAAGCCGAAGTGATTGCCTCTACCTTTGATGAGCAAGCCGACCGTCACGTTAAAATCTCCAGCATTGTGCTAGACAAAGCCAAGCGCATGGTAGAGTGCGGCCATGACGTGGTCATCCTGTTGGACTCCATCACACGTCTGGCCCGTGCCTACAATACCGTGGTGCCTTCATCTGGAAAGATTCTTTCTGGTGGTGTGGATGCCAACGCCTTGCACAAGCCTAAGCGCTTCTTCGGGGCGGCCCGTAACGTGGAAAACGGTGGTTCTTTGACCATCATCGCTACTGCCTTGATTGAGACCGGTTCTAAAATGGACGAGGTAATCTTTGAAGAGTTCAAAGGTACTGGTAACATGGAACTCCAACTAGACAGAAAGCTAGCCAACAAGCGTGTGTACCCTGCCATTGACGTTCCGGCGTCTGGTACTCGCCGAGAGGACTTGTTGATGGACCGCGACGAACTGAGCCGTGTTTGGATTCTGCGCAAGTTCATGTCAGACATGAACTCTGTAGAAGCCATGGAGTTCTTGAAAGACCGCATGAAAGGCACCAAGGACAACGATGAGTTCTTAATCTCTATGAACAGCTAG